GACGCGGCCGGAGGCGAAGTCCACCAGGAGCACGGCGCGGTCCGCCTCCGCGGTGACGGCGAGCACGCTGTCGCCCGGGAGGAAGGCCAGGTCGTGCGGGCGGCGGTAGGACTCGAGCTGGATGGTGCGCGCGGCGGCGAGCTTCTCCACGTCGACCACCAGGAGCGAGCTGCCCACGGTCTCCCGGTCCCCGTAGATGCTCACGACGGCCCAGCGCCCGTCGCCCGAGACGGCGACCTCGTGCGGCCCCGGCGGCGTCGGGATCCGCGCCAGGCGCCGCCCCGTCGCGGCCTCCACCAGGTGCACCGTGGCGTCCCTCTGGTTCGCGACGATCACCACGTCGCCGCGGGGCGTCTGCGCCGGCTTCGGCTTCGGCGCGCGTGCTGCTCCCGGCGCCCACAGTGCCGCGTACGCGGCGAGCACCAGCGCGAGTGCGGTGGTCTGGATCGAGCCCATGGCTCCCCTCTGGTTGGATGAATCGGGTGGTGTTGCCGCGGGGAGGATGGGCCGCCCGGCACGCCCGGGAAACGGCCCCGGGACGAGCGGCGGAGCGGCGGGGGCCGGAGGCCGCCGCCGGGGGATGGACGGCGGGACGCGGCGCTACGGCTCGTGCAGGATGAGCACCTCCCGCTGGAAGTCGAGCGTGACGCGGAACGGCTTCAGGAAGTTGAGCCCCAGGAGGCCGTCCACGTCCACGCCGACCCGGGCCGCGTGGCGGAGGTCCACCTCGCACCCGGTGAGGTCCTCCGCGCGCGCCGAGCCGACCCGGATCGAATCGATCCGCACCAGACGCATCCGTCCCGCGCCGCCGACCCCCGCGCCCATTCCGATCGCCCCGCGCCGCTCCGGCAGCTCCAGGCGGCGGGACGCCTCCGCGTCCAGGCAGGTGAGCGTGGCCCCGGTGTCCAGCACGAAGTCGAACGGCCCCTGGCCGTTGATGAACACCGGCACGATGATCGCGGCGTCGGTCGGGCCGGCGAGCTCGAAGGCCACCTCGCCCGCGGCGCTGTCGGCGGGAGCCTCCACGCGCGCGGGGGCGCCGGTCGTCTCACAGGCGGCGCTGGACGCCACCGCCAGGAGGGCGGCGACGGTGCGGGTGGCGCGGTGGAGGTGTCGCATCGCATCTTGGAGGTGAGGGGTCCGGGGCGGTCGTCGGCAACTTCCGCACCCGGTCCGGGGCCCTACAGTTGCCGCTGCACGGCAAACCGGATGCGGGCTCAGGTGTACTGGTCTCTGCACGGATGGAATGGACGAGCCGCCTGAAAGGAGCACTCGATGAGGACGTTTACGGCCGTGGAGCGTGATCCCGAGTCCGGGGTCTACGTGGGGTACGTACCGGGATTCCCGGGGGTCCACTCACAGGGAGACTCTCTCGACGAGCTGAATCGGAACCTCAGGGAAGTGATCGAAATGCTTCTGGAGGACGGCGAGCCGGAGA
This genomic window from Longimicrobiaceae bacterium contains:
- a CDS encoding retropepsin-like aspartic protease translates to MRHLHRATRTVAALLAVASSAACETTGAPARVEAPADSAAGEVAFELAGPTDAAIIVPVFINGQGPFDFVLDTGATLTCLDAEASRRLELPERRGAIGMGAGVGGAGRMRLVRIDSIRVGSARAEDLTGCEVDLRHAARVGVDVDGLLGLNFLKPFRVTLDFQREVLILHEP
- a CDS encoding type II toxin-antitoxin system HicB family antitoxin is translated as MRTFTAVERDPESGVYVGYVPGFPGVHSQGDSLDELNRNLREVIEMLLEDGEPEMDAEFVGCFA